One window of the Heliomicrobium undosum genome contains the following:
- a CDS encoding ribosomal-processing cysteine protease Prp, with protein sequence MVKVTVYVDEGQRILGFEALGHAGAAPRGQDVVCAGVSALTLSAVNGLEHFLGAEATEVSAPKPGDLSCLLRDPLAPEAARTAQIILETMVLGLQQTAEVYPRFLHVEKRRCVPC encoded by the coding sequence ATGGTCAAGGTAACGGTCTATGTCGATGAAGGGCAACGGATTCTGGGATTTGAAGCCCTGGGTCATGCCGGGGCGGCGCCTCGCGGACAGGATGTGGTATGCGCCGGCGTGTCGGCGTTGACCCTCTCAGCTGTCAACGGTTTGGAGCACTTTCTCGGCGCCGAGGCGACCGAGGTGAGCGCCCCCAAGCCGGGTGACTTGAGTTGCCTCTTGCGGGACCCGCTGGCGCCGGAAGCGGCGCGGACGGCCCAGATCATCCTGGAAACAATGGTCCTTGGTCTGCAACAAACCGCGGAAGTCTATCCGCGTTTCCTTCACGTCGAGAAGAGGAGGTGTGTCCCATGCTAG
- the rplU gene encoding 50S ribosomal protein L21 produces the protein MFAIIETGGKQYKVQQGDVLKVEKLEANPGDVVEIDRVFAVSKDGELKVGAPTVEGAKVLLKVEDHGKGKKIIIFKYKPKKNYRRKQGHRQAFTQVRVEAIQA, from the coding sequence ATGTTCGCGATTATTGAAACCGGTGGCAAGCAGTACAAAGTTCAACAAGGCGATGTGCTCAAGGTGGAGAAACTCGAAGCCAATCCTGGCGATGTGGTCGAAATCGACCGCGTCTTCGCCGTCAGCAAGGATGGGGAGCTGAAGGTCGGAGCCCCGACCGTCGAAGGCGCCAAAGTCCTGCTGAAAGTGGAAGACCACGGGAAAGGCAAGAAGATCATCATCTTCAAGTACAAGCCCAAGAAGAACTACCGCCGCAAACAAGGTCATCGTCAGGCCTTCACCCAGGTCCGTGTCGAAGCCATCCAAGCCTAA
- a CDS encoding response regulator transcription factor produces MKHILIIEDDIHIAELERDYLRLNGYTVDIVPDGALGLKRALSGIYDVVLVDLMLPGKDGYEIVREIRKSMEIPVIILSAKTEDIDIIRGLAVGADDYLTKPFRFAELVARVNSHIQRYERLTGKRAAMEVISHKGLEINTASRKVFVDGKEVPMTTKEYDLLLFLASNPNIVFSKEQLFDKIWGEDSVGDLATVAVHIQKIRKKVEKDPANPVYIETLWGTGYRFNG; encoded by the coding sequence ATGAAGCACATTCTGATCATTGAAGACGATATCCACATCGCCGAACTGGAGCGCGATTATCTTCGTCTAAATGGCTATACGGTCGACATCGTTCCCGACGGCGCGCTGGGTCTGAAGCGGGCTCTTTCGGGCATCTACGACGTGGTGCTCGTCGATCTGATGCTGCCTGGCAAAGACGGTTACGAGATTGTGAGAGAGATCCGCAAGAGCATGGAGATCCCGGTGATCATCCTATCGGCGAAGACGGAGGACATCGACATCATCCGAGGTTTGGCTGTCGGCGCCGACGATTACCTGACCAAGCCCTTCCGGTTCGCCGAATTGGTGGCCCGGGTGAACTCCCATATCCAGCGCTATGAGCGACTGACAGGCAAACGAGCAGCCATGGAGGTCATCAGTCATAAAGGCCTGGAGATTAACACGGCTTCACGCAAGGTCTTCGTCGATGGCAAAGAGGTTCCGATGACGACGAAGGAATATGACCTTCTCTTGTTCCTCGCCTCCAATCCGAACATCGTCTTCAGCAAGGAACAACTCTTTGATAAGATCTGGGGAGAAGATAGCGTCGGCGATTTGGCGACAGTGGCCGTCCATATTCAAAAAATACGCAAGAAGGTGGAGAAAGACCCCGCCAACCCGGTTTATATAGAAACGCTCTGGGGGACGGGATATCGTTTTAACGGGTAG
- a CDS encoding sensor histidine kinase: MRNRRYFHNHRHHHDFRQFHRYFRWVRPGVFLFNLLILYALFSWIGNRAIWFFLAAFIVVKEVIHLIFLRRFEQRLFAPVQELDQGVKEIAKGNYDVTIDCDIPNEVGALIVSFNEMARKLREGEKLQQEYEENRKTLIANISHDLKTPITAIQGHVEALMEGVPDSPERQEKYLKTIQRNTVYINKLIDDLFLFSQLDLGKLALHVQSLSIRPFMADLMEEFKFEVEERQCRFTFKDSLTDAHQVSIDGKRINQAVRNIIDNAVKYGPETGLAITAELYSEGDFVCLSIEDNGPGIPAEKIPLIFDRFYRIDRARTKDLGSTGLGLAIAKELIEAHGGRINVSSRENEGARFTLSLPVERSSHEAHSDH; encoded by the coding sequence ATGAGAAACAGGCGTTACTTCCACAACCACCGGCATCATCACGATTTTCGCCAGTTTCACCGTTACTTCCGATGGGTGAGACCAGGTGTCTTCCTCTTCAACCTGCTGATCCTCTATGCATTGTTTTCCTGGATTGGAAACAGGGCCATCTGGTTTTTTCTCGCCGCCTTCATCGTTGTGAAGGAAGTGATCCATCTCATCTTCCTCCGGCGGTTCGAACAGCGGCTCTTTGCGCCAGTTCAAGAGCTTGACCAGGGTGTCAAGGAAATCGCCAAGGGAAACTACGATGTGACCATCGACTGTGACATCCCCAATGAGGTCGGCGCCCTGATCGTTTCATTCAATGAGATGGCTCGGAAGTTGCGTGAAGGCGAGAAACTGCAACAGGAATATGAAGAGAACCGGAAGACTTTGATCGCTAACATCTCTCATGATCTCAAGACGCCGATCACGGCGATTCAGGGTCATGTGGAAGCGCTCATGGAGGGCGTTCCGGACTCACCGGAAAGGCAGGAGAAATACCTCAAAACGATCCAGCGCAACACCGTCTACATCAACAAGCTGATCGACGATCTGTTTCTCTTTTCCCAACTGGACCTGGGCAAGCTGGCGCTGCATGTCCAATCCCTTTCGATCCGTCCCTTCATGGCCGATCTGATGGAGGAATTCAAATTCGAAGTGGAAGAGCGGCAATGCCGGTTCACTTTCAAGGATAGCCTCACCGATGCTCACCAGGTGTCCATTGACGGCAAGCGGATCAATCAGGCTGTTCGCAACATCATCGACAATGCTGTCAAGTATGGTCCTGAGACGGGCCTTGCCATCACCGCCGAACTGTACAGCGAGGGCGACTTCGTCTGCCTCAGCATCGAGGACAACGGCCCAGGGATTCCGGCGGAAAAAATCCCTTTGATCTTTGACCGCTTCTACCGCATCGACCGGGCGCGGACGAAGGACCTCGGCAGCACCGGTCTGGGATTGGCCATCGCGAAAGAACTGATCGAAGCCCATGGCGGCAGGATCAACGTCTCCAGCCGAGAGAACGAGGGGGCTCGTTTCACCCTTTCGCTCCCGGTGGAAAGGAGCAGCCATGAAGCACATTCTGATCATTGA
- a CDS encoding Rne/Rng family ribonuclease, protein MNKTVLVQAGKEWTKVAVLEEERLVEVHWEQNDQGAMVGNIYRGRVENVLPGMQAAFVDIGWERNAFLVLADALPAQLKDLRAKLSIGDILKPGQEVTVQVLKEGIGGKGPRVTCHLTLPGRWVVLLPDGDQGGVSRRIEDPAERERLRELAERVRQPGMGLIVRTTAAGASEEELAADVARLGQRWARIQEKASRRPAPCLIESSGDLVERLLRDRIDDGVEQIRVNDIDVYSRMWEWAEENLPALRPRLRLEEGRDFWAEHNLHSEIEKALRPKIWLKSGGYLVIEETEALTVIDVNTGRFTGTVNLEETIRQTNIEAAREVPRQLRLREIGGIIVIDFIDMRDERHRAEVLETLETHLARDKTRTSVLGLTALGLVEMTRKKVRQSLASLLTAPCECCEGRGRVAKGETP, encoded by the coding sequence ATGAACAAGACCGTCCTCGTGCAAGCCGGCAAGGAATGGACAAAGGTGGCTGTCCTAGAGGAGGAGCGCCTCGTCGAGGTCCACTGGGAGCAGAACGACCAGGGCGCTATGGTGGGCAATATCTACAGGGGCCGTGTGGAGAACGTTTTGCCGGGGATGCAGGCGGCCTTTGTTGATATCGGTTGGGAACGGAACGCCTTCCTCGTCCTTGCCGACGCTTTGCCGGCTCAGTTGAAGGACTTGCGAGCCAAATTGTCCATCGGCGATATCCTCAAACCGGGCCAAGAAGTGACGGTGCAGGTGCTCAAGGAGGGGATCGGCGGCAAAGGTCCCCGGGTCACCTGCCACCTGACCCTCCCGGGCCGCTGGGTCGTCCTGCTGCCCGATGGCGATCAGGGAGGCGTCTCCCGGCGTATCGAAGACCCGGCCGAACGGGAACGCCTGCGCGAACTGGCCGAACGGGTGCGCCAACCCGGGATGGGTCTCATCGTCCGCACGACAGCCGCCGGCGCTTCCGAGGAGGAACTGGCGGCTGATGTGGCCCGACTGGGGCAGCGTTGGGCGCGGATTCAGGAAAAGGCGAGCCGCCGACCGGCGCCCTGCTTGATCGAGAGCAGCGGCGACCTGGTCGAGCGGCTCTTGCGTGATCGCATTGATGACGGCGTCGAACAGATCCGCGTGAATGATATCGATGTGTATAGCCGCATGTGGGAGTGGGCCGAGGAGAACCTGCCGGCCCTGCGCCCCCGATTGCGTCTGGAAGAGGGGCGCGACTTCTGGGCTGAGCACAACCTGCACAGCGAGATCGAAAAAGCCCTGCGGCCTAAGATTTGGCTCAAGTCAGGCGGTTACCTGGTCATCGAGGAGACAGAGGCGCTCACCGTCATCGATGTGAACACGGGCCGCTTTACCGGGACGGTCAATCTGGAGGAGACGATCCGCCAGACCAACATCGAGGCGGCCCGGGAAGTGCCGCGCCAACTCCGCCTGCGTGAGATCGGTGGGATCATTGTCATCGACTTCATCGACATGCGCGACGAGCGGCACCGGGCTGAGGTGCTGGAGACGCTGGAGACCCACCTGGCGCGAGATAAGACGCGGACGAGCGTGCTTGGCTTGACGGCGCTCGGGCTTGTGGAGATGACCCGCAAGAAGGTGCGGCAGAGCCTGGCCTCGCTGTTGACTGCGCCTTGTGAGTGTTGTGAGGGGCGGGGGAGGGTCGCCAAGGGGGAGACGCCCTAA
- a CDS encoding TIGR03936 family radical SAM-associated protein codes for MFRVRIAFSKQDPVRWLSHLDTQKAFERAMRRAAIPLAFSEGFNPHPKIAFASALAVGIVSFGEYVDIDLAAAIDTAEVRERLQKAMPEGFGIHGVKAVPPGTQALMAAVNRAQYRLRVPLQEPLDETAIAAALSRSLAETSWLVEREGKKGVSTKDIRAGLFQLTGSRTDDALILEMLVQTGSEGNVRPEEVLEAVCRYGNLSVDRERVRILRLGLFVAQGERLLTPMDVL; via the coding sequence ATGTTCCGAGTCCGGATCGCCTTTAGCAAACAGGATCCGGTCCGCTGGCTTTCTCATCTGGACACCCAGAAAGCCTTTGAGCGGGCGATGCGTCGCGCTGCCATCCCTCTGGCCTTCTCGGAAGGCTTTAATCCCCACCCCAAGATCGCCTTTGCGTCGGCGCTGGCCGTCGGGATCGTCTCTTTCGGCGAGTATGTCGATATCGATCTGGCTGCCGCCATTGATACGGCAGAGGTGCGGGAACGGTTGCAAAAGGCCATGCCGGAGGGATTCGGCATCCATGGCGTCAAGGCTGTGCCACCGGGAACACAGGCGCTCATGGCCGCCGTCAACCGGGCCCAGTACCGCCTGCGCGTCCCCTTGCAAGAGCCGCTCGACGAGACGGCCATCGCAGCGGCCCTGTCGCGGAGCCTTGCTGAAACATCCTGGCTTGTCGAGCGGGAAGGGAAGAAAGGGGTATCGACAAAGGATATCCGCGCCGGCCTGTTTCAACTGACCGGATCTCGCACCGACGACGCGCTGATCCTGGAGATGCTTGTCCAGACAGGCAGCGAGGGCAATGTGCGCCCCGAGGAGGTCCTCGAGGCGGTGTGCCGCTACGGCAATCTGTCCGTTGACCGGGAGCGGGTGCGCATCCTGCGGCTCGGTTTGTTTGTCGCCCAGGGAGAGCGGTTGCTGACGCCTATGGATGTCCTATGA
- a CDS encoding TIGR03960 family B12-binding radical SAM protein: MSRVSDISQILEDELLRKVTKPTRYTGGEHNQVKKDWSGVDVAMAFAFPDVYEVGMSHLGLRILYHLINEQPRMAMERVFAPWPDMEKAMRSRGVPLFSLESRRPLTDFDVVGFTLQYEMSYSNILNMLDLAGIPLFAEERVYGDPLIMAGGPCAVNPEPLAPFMDLILLGEGEELLPRVLQAVADFKGDAGLGAIAGGAAEAGDDPAKGGDRSRREALLLHLAAIPGVYVPALYRSEYAADGRFLGTTPTREGVPAKVKKQIVADLDKAYFPTTSLVPFMDVVHDRVMLEVLRGCSRACRFCQAGSIYRPVRERSPETLKRQAEALVKATGYDEIALTSLSTADYTCVEPLIKELIATHAEQKVGLSLPSLRVDAFSVDLAKEVQKVRKTGLTFAPEAGTQRLRDVINKGVTEADLMETVESAFSNGWTGLKLYFMIGLPTETEEDLEGIARLAEQVVYKGTGILREKGIKKSVRVTVSTSSFVPKAQTPFQWEPQAAMADLEEKQAFLKKRLRDRRISYNWHDARISFLEAVFAKGDRRLGQVLHRAWQKGCVFDGWSEFFRYETWLEAFQECGVDPADYAYRAIGYDDPLPWDHLDFGVDRRYLIREHKNALAAALTRDCRADTCAGCGVCPTLGVSIDLRGGDHVPSPDRL, from the coding sequence TTGAGTCGTGTAAGTGATATCAGCCAAATCTTAGAAGATGAACTGCTGCGCAAGGTGACGAAACCAACCCGGTACACGGGGGGCGAGCATAACCAGGTGAAAAAGGATTGGTCTGGCGTCGATGTGGCCATGGCCTTCGCCTTTCCCGACGTTTATGAGGTCGGCATGTCCCACCTGGGTCTGCGCATCCTCTACCACCTGATCAACGAACAGCCGCGCATGGCCATGGAGCGTGTCTTCGCCCCCTGGCCGGATATGGAGAAAGCCATGCGCTCGCGCGGGGTGCCCCTCTTCTCCCTGGAGAGCCGGCGTCCGCTGACCGACTTCGATGTGGTCGGCTTTACTCTGCAGTATGAGATGTCCTACAGCAACATCCTCAACATGCTTGACCTGGCCGGCATCCCCCTCTTTGCCGAGGAGCGGGTGTACGGCGATCCCCTGATCATGGCCGGCGGTCCCTGCGCCGTCAACCCGGAGCCCCTGGCGCCTTTTATGGATCTCATCCTCCTCGGTGAGGGAGAAGAATTGTTGCCACGCGTCTTGCAGGCCGTCGCTGACTTCAAAGGAGATGCGGGCCTTGGGGCGATAGCCGGGGGCGCAGCAGAGGCAGGAGACGACCCGGCGAAAGGGGGGGATCGCTCCCGCCGGGAGGCGCTGTTGCTTCATTTGGCGGCCATCCCTGGTGTCTATGTGCCTGCCCTCTACCGGTCCGAGTATGCTGCCGACGGGCGTTTTCTCGGCACGACGCCTACCCGGGAGGGTGTTCCGGCGAAGGTGAAGAAGCAGATCGTGGCCGATCTGGACAAGGCCTATTTTCCCACCACATCGCTGGTGCCCTTCATGGATGTGGTCCATGACCGGGTCATGCTTGAAGTCTTGCGCGGCTGTTCCCGGGCCTGCCGTTTTTGCCAGGCTGGGAGCATCTACCGGCCCGTGCGGGAGCGGTCGCCGGAGACGTTGAAGCGGCAGGCGGAGGCGTTGGTCAAGGCGACGGGGTACGATGAGATCGCCCTGACTTCCTTGAGCACGGCCGACTACACCTGCGTGGAGCCGCTGATTAAGGAATTGATCGCCACCCATGCGGAGCAGAAGGTCGGTCTCTCGTTGCCGTCTCTGCGGGTGGACGCCTTCTCGGTCGATCTGGCCAAGGAGGTCCAGAAGGTGCGCAAGACTGGTCTCACCTTTGCGCCGGAAGCAGGGACCCAGCGCCTGCGCGACGTGATCAACAAGGGTGTCACCGAAGCGGACCTGATGGAGACGGTGGAGAGCGCCTTTTCCAACGGCTGGACCGGTCTCAAGCTCTATTTCATGATCGGCCTGCCTACGGAAACCGAAGAGGACCTGGAAGGGATCGCCCGTCTGGCCGAGCAGGTCGTCTACAAGGGGACGGGGATCCTGCGGGAGAAGGGCATCAAAAAGAGCGTCCGTGTCACCGTCAGCACCTCTTCCTTTGTGCCGAAAGCCCAGACGCCTTTCCAGTGGGAGCCCCAGGCGGCCATGGCCGACCTGGAGGAGAAGCAGGCCTTTTTGAAGAAGCGCCTCCGCGACCGCCGGATCAGCTACAACTGGCATGACGCCCGGATCAGTTTTCTCGAGGCTGTCTTCGCCAAGGGCGACCGCCGCCTCGGCCAGGTGTTGCACCGGGCCTGGCAAAAAGGCTGCGTCTTTGACGGCTGGTCCGAATTTTTCCGTTACGAAACCTGGTTGGAGGCTTTTCAGGAATGCGGCGTCGACCCGGCCGATTACGCCTACCGTGCCATCGGCTATGACGACCCCTTGCCCTGGGACCACCTCGACTTCGGCGTCGATCGCCGGTATCTCATTCGGGAACATAAAAACGCCCTGGCCGCAGCGCTGACCCGGGACTGCCGGGCCGATACCTGTGCCGGATGCGGCGTTTGTCCGACTTTAGGGGTAAGTATCGATTTGCGGGGTGGAGACCATGTTCCGAGTCCGGATCGCCTTTAG
- a CDS encoding site-2 protease family protein: MRIVRLAGVDVRINEWLIVLAALYVWAGVAVEVALAFACVAWHELGHVLVARRKGFAVQEVEFFPFGGVARLEPGLEQSPGDEIPVVLAGPIFSFLLLLILEGGMRLGIDWGDYFDFLRNVNFSIGLFNLLPILPLDGGRLCRAWLAGRWGVMRASLRAAGWGEALALLFGLLAIAGLYGGRNGLDLPLIAGFLFLGAHKERSNGPMFFWNLLRVKRRKLAGQAAWNGEVVVARRDVRVSSLLPRIVPERCLLVTVVDENGAIIGQVSENDLLQQMLQGKEDLAVGELIRRGG; encoded by the coding sequence GTGAGGATCGTCCGCCTTGCCGGGGTGGACGTGCGGATTAACGAATGGCTCATTGTGCTTGCGGCGCTTTACGTCTGGGCCGGTGTGGCCGTGGAAGTGGCACTGGCCTTTGCCTGCGTGGCCTGGCATGAGTTGGGCCACGTGCTCGTCGCCCGGCGCAAAGGTTTTGCCGTGCAGGAGGTCGAGTTTTTTCCTTTCGGCGGCGTTGCGCGACTTGAACCGGGCCTGGAGCAGAGTCCCGGCGACGAGATCCCCGTTGTCCTGGCCGGCCCCATATTCTCCTTTCTCCTCTTGCTGATCCTCGAAGGGGGGATGCGGCTGGGCATCGACTGGGGAGACTATTTCGATTTTTTGCGCAATGTCAATTTCTCCATCGGTCTGTTCAACCTGTTGCCGATCCTCCCCCTGGACGGCGGACGTCTCTGCCGCGCCTGGCTGGCTGGGCGGTGGGGAGTCATGCGGGCATCCTTGCGCGCCGCTGGTTGGGGGGAGGCATTGGCGCTGCTCTTCGGCCTGCTGGCCATCGCCGGACTCTACGGGGGGCGCAACGGACTCGACCTTCCGCTGATCGCCGGGTTTCTCTTTCTCGGCGCCCATAAGGAAAGGAGCAACGGCCCCATGTTTTTTTGGAACCTGCTCCGGGTGAAGCGGCGCAAGCTGGCGGGCCAGGCGGCCTGGAACGGCGAGGTGGTCGTGGCCCGGCGCGATGTGCGCGTCTCCAGCCTGCTGCCCCGCATCGTGCCGGAGCGCTGCCTGCTCGTCACCGTCGTTGACGAAAATGGCGCGATCATCGGACAGGTCAGTGAGAACGATCTGCTCCAACAGATGCTGCAGGGCAAGGAGGACCTTGCCGTAGGGGAACTGATTCGCAGGGGCGGATGA
- a CDS encoding murein hydrolase activator EnvC family protein produces MKKSIIPDGGDWITNRRRRRPATSGEAVREAEKEGAAESPIDGRVGAADGGGGLGGGNRWLGRFGGQSSRSWFPGDPTARWGESPPGRGEGSPLRRWLWQTAISLALFAATWQLFQIDQPWARWLQGEIRRVATENVEYEALHEAVLRLGLWTDAAAVAPVFAPAGGTARVGLPVETPVKGILVQPFGQRGGHFYPGVRIAAPAGSPVTAGVTGKVALEWVENGGHFVQIIADDGTVRIVGPLEKLEVKAGQPVEPGTVLGRLARSEADGQAQLYLEVRREGCSVDPLESEKGGQPQ; encoded by the coding sequence GTGAAAAAGTCTATTATTCCCGACGGCGGTGATTGGATCACGAACCGCCGGCGTAGGCGTCCGGCAACCTCTGGGGAGGCAGTTCGTGAGGCGGAAAAAGAGGGCGCCGCTGAATCGCCCATAGACGGAAGGGTCGGCGCGGCTGACGGGGGCGGCGGTCTCGGCGGGGGAAACCGCTGGCTCGGCCGTTTCGGTGGGCAGTCATCACGAAGTTGGTTCCCTGGCGATCCCACGGCTCGCTGGGGAGAATCGCCGCCGGGGAGGGGAGAGGGTTCCCCGCTTCGTCGCTGGCTTTGGCAAACGGCCATCTCATTGGCCCTCTTCGCGGCGACCTGGCAACTCTTTCAGATCGACCAGCCCTGGGCCCGCTGGCTGCAAGGGGAGATCCGGCGGGTTGCCACGGAGAACGTGGAATACGAAGCGCTCCATGAGGCCGTCTTGCGTCTCGGCCTTTGGACGGACGCGGCTGCCGTGGCCCCCGTCTTCGCCCCTGCCGGCGGAACGGCTCGGGTTGGCCTGCCCGTTGAGACGCCCGTGAAGGGCATCCTTGTCCAGCCCTTCGGGCAGCGCGGCGGCCACTTTTATCCTGGCGTTCGCATCGCCGCGCCGGCGGGATCGCCGGTGACTGCCGGCGTGACCGGCAAGGTGGCCCTGGAATGGGTGGAAAACGGCGGCCACTTTGTTCAAATCATCGCCGATGATGGAACCGTCCGTATCGTAGGCCCGCTGGAGAAGCTGGAGGTGAAAGCCGGCCAGCCGGTTGAGCCCGGTACGGTGTTGGGCCGATTGGCCCGCAGCGAGGCGGACGGCCAGGCGCAGCTCTATCTCGAGGTCCGCCGGGAGGGTTGCAGCGTCGACCCCTTGGAGAGTGAGAAGGGGGGACAGCCCCAGTGA
- a CDS encoding amino acid permease translates to MNLWRKKSLDQLIEFAQTKTGLNKTLGAFDLTLLGIGAIIGTGIFVLTGIAAAEHAGPALVLSFVLAGLACGFAALAYAEFAALCPVSGSAYTYSYATLGEFMAWLIGWALILEYGLASSAVSIGWSAYFVKLIEGLGFHLPAALVNPPAGGGIINLPAVIIVLIVTTLLSIGIRESARVNNIMVFIKMAVVLLFIGVGVWYVKPANWSPFMPYGVSGIWSGAAIVFFAYIGFDAVSTAAEEVKNPQRDLPIGIVSSLAICTVLYIIVSAILTGIVPYSQFKGVSAPVALAMQVAGQNWVAGFVSIGAIAGITTVLLVMMFGQTRVFFAMSRDGLLPPFFSKVHPRFATPFVSTWLTGLIVAFVAGFVPIGIVAEMVNLGTLSAFVFVSIGVILLRRQRPELKRPFRCPGVPFTPSLAVLFCTFLMGSLPWITWKLFLIWMSAGIVVYFLYGYSHSKIAAPAGKANTSEK, encoded by the coding sequence ATGAACCTCTGGCGGAAAAAATCCCTGGATCAGTTGATCGAGTTCGCCCAAACGAAAACAGGCCTGAATAAAACACTGGGCGCCTTTGATCTGACCCTGCTGGGCATCGGCGCCATCATCGGAACAGGCATCTTCGTGCTGACTGGCATCGCCGCCGCCGAACATGCCGGACCGGCGCTGGTCCTCTCCTTCGTCCTCGCCGGACTGGCCTGCGGCTTCGCCGCCCTGGCCTATGCGGAATTCGCCGCCCTTTGCCCTGTGTCGGGCAGCGCCTACACCTATTCCTACGCCACCTTAGGCGAATTCATGGCCTGGCTGATCGGTTGGGCGCTTATCCTCGAATATGGACTGGCCTCTTCTGCCGTCTCCATCGGATGGTCGGCCTATTTCGTCAAACTTATCGAAGGGCTGGGCTTTCACCTGCCGGCGGCGCTGGTCAATCCGCCGGCAGGCGGCGGGATCATCAACCTTCCGGCCGTCATCATCGTCCTGATCGTTACCACGCTACTATCGATCGGCATCCGGGAAAGCGCCCGCGTCAACAACATCATGGTCTTCATCAAGATGGCTGTCGTCCTCCTCTTCATTGGCGTTGGCGTCTGGTACGTCAAGCCGGCCAACTGGAGTCCCTTTATGCCCTACGGCGTCTCCGGCATCTGGTCCGGCGCGGCCATCGTCTTTTTCGCCTATATCGGCTTTGACGCCGTCTCGACCGCTGCCGAAGAGGTGAAGAACCCGCAGCGAGACCTGCCCATCGGCATCGTCTCTTCGCTGGCCATCTGCACCGTCCTCTACATCATCGTCTCGGCCATCCTGACCGGCATCGTTCCCTATTCCCAGTTCAAGGGCGTTTCCGCGCCGGTGGCTCTGGCCATGCAGGTGGCCGGCCAGAACTGGGTGGCCGGTTTCGTCTCCATCGGCGCCATCGCTGGGATCACGACGGTGCTCCTGGTGATGATGTTCGGCCAAACACGCGTCTTTTTTGCCATGAGTCGAGACGGCCTCCTGCCTCCCTTCTTCTCGAAGGTGCATCCCCGCTTCGCGACGCCCTTTGTCTCCACATGGCTAACCGGGTTAATCGTCGCTTTCGTGGCCGGTTTCGTTCCCATCGGGATCGTGGCGGAGATGGTCAACCTGGGCACCTTGTCCGCCTTCGTCTTTGTCTCCATCGGTGTCATCCTGCTGCGCCGCCAGCGCCCCGAACTGAAACGCCCCTTCCGCTGTCCCGGTGTACCCTTTACGCCCTCGCTTGCCGTGCTGTTTTGCACCTTTTTGATGGGCTCCCTCCCCTGGATCACCTGGAAGCTGTTTCTGATCTGGATGAGCGCGGGCATCGTCGTGTATTTCCTCTATGGCTACTCCCATAGCAAGATCGCTGCGCCAGCCGGAAAAGCGAACACGTCGGAGAAGTAA